A stretch of Endozoicomonas sp. SCSIO W0465 DNA encodes these proteins:
- a CDS encoding IS630 family transposase, which produces MGLELKRPQPMKYVNITDEAVVLTLKYAKHYGPLRCIRERAHGLLLSNRGFTLEQIAEILEIKYQTVSQWIDDWEDYGIRALYKKHGGGRSCIYDESEVQRIKELVAEEPRRLSYVKSKIEDETGKSSSKLTLANIVKKLGLVYKRLRKSCKHKRDEEHFQRCKTALKDAQEAERKGLINLFYFDESGFTQEPCVPYGWQEKGKQLRIPSVKSKRINVLGFMNRSCELFHYPVVGSVNSDTVIAAFDDFAEKMEDEKYSSNDRYTVVMVDNASIHTSKKFRDRIADWTLEKKLLICFLPTYSPELNLIEILWRKVKYEWLNLLSIKSFTEFEKEVERVFASFGESHMISFANTK; this is translated from the coding sequence GTGGGTCTTGAACTAAAACGTCCCCAACCTATGAAGTATGTCAATATCACTGATGAAGCTGTTGTATTAACTTTGAAATACGCCAAGCACTACGGCCCTCTGAGGTGTATCAGGGAAAGAGCTCATGGTCTTCTATTGAGTAATCGAGGCTTTACCCTTGAGCAAATTGCAGAAATCCTTGAGATTAAATATCAGACCGTTTCCCAATGGATTGATGATTGGGAGGACTATGGTATTCGTGCATTGTATAAGAAACATGGTGGTGGAAGATCTTGCATATATGATGAATCTGAAGTGCAACGCATAAAAGAGTTAGTAGCAGAAGAGCCTCGTCGTTTATCGTATGTAAAATCCAAAATTGAGGATGAGACCGGTAAATCCTCATCAAAACTTACTCTGGCCAACATCGTAAAAAAGTTAGGACTGGTTTACAAAAGACTCCGTAAATCGTGCAAACATAAACGGGACGAAGAGCATTTCCAGCGTTGTAAAACTGCACTGAAAGACGCCCAGGAAGCTGAGCGCAAAGGGTTAATAAACTTGTTTTATTTTGATGAGTCCGGATTTACTCAAGAACCTTGTGTGCCATATGGCTGGCAGGAAAAAGGAAAGCAGCTCAGAATTCCATCAGTCAAAAGTAAGCGCATCAACGTGCTGGGCTTTATGAATCGGAGCTGTGAGCTGTTTCATTACCCTGTTGTGGGCTCTGTGAATAGTGATACAGTGATTGCAGCCTTTGACGACTTCGCAGAGAAAATGGAGGATGAAAAATACAGTTCAAATGACCGCTACACCGTAGTTATGGTGGACAATGCCAGTATTCATACCAGCAAAAAGTTTCGTGACAGAATCGCTGACTGGACTCTTGAGAAAAAGTTACTGATCTGCTTTCTTCCAACATATTCACCTGAACTCAATCTGATTGAGATCCTGTGGAGGAAAGTAAAGTATGAATGGCTCAATCTATTGTCAATCAAGAGTTTCACGGAATTTGAAAAGGAAGTTGAACGAGTGTTCGCTTCATTTGGAGAGAGTCATATGATTTCGTTTGCAAATACTAAATAA
- a CDS encoding transposase, with protein MAFLEHQQLQPEDLLRFITQQQEQIIQLKEQIELLEAEIRRLKKLPAKPDIKPNTKPPDDDTGSPDGDPSAPEGNDGASPDTSSKQKVKKPNEKTRKQRKQPRKPSAEKSIPIAATDVPEGSIRNGTTPFHVQELTIQTSSIEYLLEQWVTPDGQTITAKPPASLHGHHYGPMLQAYVLHQYHGCSVTQPELLDWLWDIGISISSGELSQLLTKGHEQFHAEKDELLTTGIRCSSYIQTDDTGTRHKGKNGYCTIINNESFAWFESTDSKSRENFVSLLHRPWSTYTFTDDALIYLEKLDYPKKWLRVLNPYRGVTFLSHEAWEECMKDLRLTGRRRQQASEAMIYGSLIQHGAGHLTTFSDGARQFDVFKHSQCWIHAERGLAKVHPVNDQQAMAQKWLRTWFWAIYDDLKDFKTEPTEKKAIKVRQGFQALIQTQTCSGLLQDALSGLAVIKEELLLVLDDPSLPLHNNLSESQIREYVKRRKISSGTRSDLGRQCRDTFASLKKTCRLYGLSFWDYLKSRLMGDGLFPRLSNLIEEASRHLPCGAASSF; from the coding sequence ATGGCTTTTCTAGAACACCAGCAGTTACAACCTGAAGATCTACTGAGATTCATCACTCAGCAGCAAGAGCAGATCATTCAGCTCAAAGAGCAGATAGAATTGCTTGAAGCAGAGATTCGTCGTCTAAAAAAACTGCCCGCAAAGCCTGACATCAAACCAAACACCAAACCTCCCGATGATGACACCGGCAGCCCTGATGGAGATCCATCCGCTCCTGAGGGTAACGATGGAGCCAGCCCAGACACCTCGTCAAAGCAGAAGGTTAAGAAGCCCAACGAGAAAACCAGAAAGCAGCGTAAACAGCCCCGAAAGCCATCGGCGGAAAAATCCATACCCATTGCTGCCACTGATGTTCCGGAGGGATCAATCAGGAATGGAACCACCCCTTTTCATGTTCAGGAACTGACAATACAAACATCCAGTATTGAATATCTTTTAGAGCAATGGGTGACACCCGATGGACAAACCATTACGGCCAAACCGCCAGCCAGCCTTCATGGACATCATTACGGGCCAATGCTGCAGGCCTACGTTCTGCACCAGTATCATGGTTGCTCCGTTACCCAGCCAGAACTGCTGGACTGGCTATGGGACATTGGAATCTCTATTTCCAGCGGGGAACTCAGCCAGCTTCTGACGAAAGGACACGAGCAGTTCCATGCTGAGAAAGATGAGCTGTTGACTACAGGTATTCGCTGTTCAAGTTATATCCAGACAGACGACACGGGAACAAGGCATAAGGGGAAGAACGGTTACTGCACCATCATCAATAACGAGTCCTTTGCCTGGTTCGAGAGCACAGACAGCAAAAGCCGGGAAAATTTCGTAAGCCTACTGCACCGCCCATGGTCAACTTACACGTTCACCGACGATGCCTTGATCTATCTGGAAAAACTGGATTACCCCAAAAAGTGGCTACGCGTTCTTAATCCATACAGAGGCGTCACCTTCCTGAGCCATGAAGCCTGGGAAGAATGTATGAAAGACCTGAGACTAACTGGTAGACGGCGCCAGCAGGCCAGTGAAGCCATGATTTATGGCAGCCTGATACAGCATGGAGCAGGACATCTTACCACCTTCAGTGATGGGGCAAGGCAGTTCGACGTTTTCAAACACAGCCAGTGCTGGATACATGCAGAGCGAGGGCTGGCAAAAGTTCATCCGGTCAATGATCAGCAGGCCATGGCTCAGAAATGGCTTCGGACATGGTTCTGGGCCATTTACGATGACCTTAAAGACTTCAAGACAGAGCCAACTGAAAAAAAGGCAATAAAAGTACGACAGGGGTTCCAGGCGCTGATCCAAACCCAAACGTGCAGTGGGCTTCTTCAGGATGCTCTGTCAGGGTTGGCTGTAATCAAGGAAGAGCTATTACTGGTTCTGGATGACCCGAGCTTACCGCTGCACAACAACCTGAGCGAGAGTCAGATACGAGAATATGTTAAACGACGAAAGATCAGTAGTGGGACGCGAAGCGATTTGGGGCGGCAATGTCGCGACACCTTTGCCAGCCTGAAAAAAACGTGTCGCCTGTATGGTCTCTCTTTTTGGGATTATCTGAAAAGCCGACTAATGGGCGATGGGTTATTTCCGAGATTGAGTAACCTGATTGAGGAGGCTTCACGTCATCTTCCGTGTGGTGCTGCCAGCAGTTTTTGA
- the phaR gene encoding polyhydroxyalkanoate synthesis repressor PhaR, giving the protein MITIKKYPNRRLYDTSQSQYVNLDYVKLLTLEHIDFAVVDSKTGDDITKSILLQIISEQESSNEQSLLTDTLLKQLIRFYGDDMQVFLRQYLEQSLNHFLKQQVISQKVLEAG; this is encoded by the coding sequence TTGATCACAATCAAAAAGTATCCCAACCGACGATTGTACGACACATCTCAGAGTCAGTACGTTAATCTTGACTATGTAAAATTATTAACTCTGGAGCATATTGACTTTGCAGTAGTTGATTCTAAAACTGGCGATGACATCACCAAGAGCATTCTCCTGCAGATCATCAGTGAACAGGAGAGTAGTAACGAGCAATCATTGCTTACAGATACGTTGCTGAAACAACTGATTCGTTTTTACGGCGATGATATGCAAGTTTTTTTACGTCAATACCTGGAGCAGAGTCTGAACCACTTCCTCAAGCAACAGGTAATTTCTCAAAAAGTGCTGGAAGCAGGATAA
- the phaC gene encoding class I poly(R)-hydroxyalkanoic acid synthase, protein MKEVAEGFLNLLDNSLSHAMRNRHDRLTPKAILENLIKQWREQPVQMDAAQLIKLQMDFMENQRQLWQQVGQAFFKKQTLSQFTDEGERDPRFQDSDWNTEPVFYFLKQAYLLNAKMLEDLVEQFEFKDPQFKQQTKFFTRQFVSALSPANFAYSNPEVCREILKSKGSNLLKGMENLVRDLKQSPADALNILQTDLEAFELGTNLAATPGEVIYQNDLMQLIQYTPDTKKCLQRPLLFVPPFINKYYILDLDHKKSMVHWLVKQGFTVFMISWVNPSAQMADKQFDDYMLQGPVAALDAVEAITGENKINTAGYCVGGMLLATTQSYLQNIGDERINSMTFFTTLLDYDEPGEIGNFISEQILSHLEKETGTHGVLDGRILGMSFSLLRENNLYWPFYINNYLKGETPSAFDILYWNSDATNLPANTFNFYIRNAYLNNCFVEAGSVILNEVPINLSTINLPTYFVAPKADHIVLWESAYQSARRLGDGISRQAAMKRFILAGSGHIAGIINPAESGKYPYWACDSSVGNESLPEDPHAWLNEATKVEGSWWCDWYRWLAGLSGDKVDAQKVGIHPDFPALEPAPGSYVKVRI, encoded by the coding sequence GTGAAAGAAGTAGCTGAAGGGTTCTTAAACCTTCTGGATAATAGTCTCTCCCATGCCATGCGAAACCGGCACGACCGGTTAACCCCCAAGGCTATCCTCGAAAATCTGATTAAACAGTGGCGAGAGCAACCCGTACAAATGGACGCAGCTCAACTGATTAAGCTTCAGATGGATTTTATGGAAAATCAGCGGCAGCTTTGGCAACAAGTTGGCCAGGCTTTTTTTAAAAAACAGACCCTGTCTCAATTTACTGACGAGGGCGAGCGCGACCCTCGTTTTCAGGATAGTGACTGGAACACAGAGCCTGTGTTTTACTTCTTAAAACAAGCCTATCTGTTAAACGCAAAAATGCTGGAAGATCTCGTCGAGCAGTTTGAATTTAAAGATCCCCAATTCAAGCAACAAACGAAGTTCTTCACCCGTCAGTTTGTCAGTGCTCTTTCACCTGCGAACTTCGCATACAGTAACCCGGAAGTTTGCCGCGAAATCCTTAAAAGCAAGGGCTCCAACTTACTAAAAGGCATGGAAAATCTAGTTCGTGACCTCAAACAAAGCCCAGCCGATGCTTTGAATATTTTGCAAACGGATCTTGAGGCTTTTGAACTCGGTACAAATCTTGCCGCCACACCAGGTGAAGTGATCTACCAAAACGACCTGATGCAGTTAATTCAATACACTCCGGATACCAAAAAATGCTTACAGCGACCACTGTTGTTTGTGCCACCGTTTATCAACAAGTACTACATTCTTGACCTCGATCATAAAAAATCGATGGTGCACTGGCTCGTTAAACAGGGTTTCACCGTCTTTATGATTTCCTGGGTCAATCCATCGGCGCAAATGGCTGATAAGCAGTTTGACGATTACATGCTTCAAGGTCCGGTGGCAGCTCTTGATGCAGTGGAAGCTATCACGGGAGAGAATAAGATCAACACCGCTGGTTATTGCGTTGGTGGTATGCTGCTGGCCACTACGCAATCATACCTGCAAAATATTGGCGACGAACGTATCAACAGCATGACATTTTTCACGACCCTTCTCGACTACGATGAGCCAGGAGAAATAGGTAATTTTATCTCCGAACAAATATTATCCCATTTAGAAAAAGAGACTGGCACTCATGGTGTGCTGGATGGTCGTATTCTGGGTATGAGCTTTAGTCTTTTGCGAGAAAATAACCTCTACTGGCCATTTTATATTAACAACTATCTCAAAGGGGAAACACCCTCCGCATTTGACATCTTATACTGGAACAGCGATGCAACCAACCTGCCCGCCAATACCTTTAACTTCTACATTCGCAACGCCTATCTCAACAACTGCTTTGTTGAGGCCGGTAGCGTGATCCTCAATGAGGTACCCATCAATCTGTCTACGATAAATCTACCCACTTACTTTGTAGCCCCTAAAGCTGATCACATTGTTCTTTGGGAAAGCGCCTACCAAAGTGCTCGCCGTCTTGGCGACGGAATCAGCCGACAGGCAGCCATGAAGCGCTTTATCTTAGCTGGCTCCGGCCATATTGCTGGCATTATCAACCCCGCTGAATCGGGTAAATACCCTTACTGGGCCTGCGACAGCAGTGTCGGCAATGAAAGTTTACCGGAAGATCCCCACGCTTGGCTGAACGAGGCCACCAAGGTGGAGGGCTCCTGGTGGTGCGACTGGTATCGTTGGCTGGCAGGCCTTTCAGGTGACAAAGTCGATGCTCAGAAAGTTGGGATACATCCAGATTTTCCAGCGCTGGAACCCGCTCCTGGTAGCTATGTAAAAGTGCGAATTTAA
- a CDS encoding SDR family oxidoreductase codes for MITHRPPPVEISNFRRGDNYADTGGVDFGPTDILINNAGITRDKTMHRMDVEQWDAVIQTNLASCFNTCKAVIENMRSRNFGRIVNIGSVNGQSGQYGQVNYAAAKSGIQGFTKALALESAAKGITVNAITPGYVDTDMVRALPEAILEKITDSIPVGRLGTPKDIARAAAFLVSDDAGFITGSTLSVNGGQHMY; via the coding sequence TTGATTACTCATAGACCGCCCCCTGTTGAGATTTCTAATTTCAGGAGAGGCGACAACTATGCTGACACAGGGGGAGTAGACTTCGGCCCTACTGATATCCTTATCAACAACGCAGGCATTACACGCGATAAAACCATGCACCGAATGGACGTCGAACAGTGGGACGCCGTCATTCAAACCAACCTTGCCTCTTGCTTCAATACCTGTAAGGCCGTGATCGAAAATATGCGTTCCAGGAATTTTGGTCGTATTGTCAATATTGGTTCAGTCAATGGGCAGTCAGGCCAATACGGCCAAGTCAATTACGCCGCTGCAAAATCCGGTATACAGGGCTTCACCAAAGCACTGGCGCTTGAAAGTGCGGCCAAAGGCATCACCGTCAACGCCATCACCCCGGGTTATGTTGACACCGATATGGTTCGCGCGTTACCTGAAGCCATCTTGGAAAAAATCACCGATAGTATTCCCGTTGGTCGACTGGGTACACCTAAAGATATTGCCCGAGCAGCGGCCTTCTTAGTCAGCGATGACGCTGGTTTTATCACCGGTTCTACACTCTCTGTTAACGGCGGCCAACACATGTACTAA
- a CDS encoding IS3 family transposase (programmed frameshift) — MARYSEEFKESIIQKMMPPNNVPVSQLVRETGISDVTLYTWRKKAVSKGVPVPGDGKNPDQWTTENKLAVIIETAALNEAEMAEYCRKKGLFAEQIQQWKAAFINSVSVQPESQSKQRKALSDEHKKDKKTIKKLERELNRKDKALAETAALLVLTKKGPRDLGGARGRLVSLPDRQNAVSLIKQAVKDGARQSKACKALGLTERTVQRWMQGDDVRADNRKNADRPEPVNKFSEAERQAIVDVCNSERFKSLPPSQIVPTLLDEGLYMGSERTFYRVLEETGQQHHRGSAAKPNRYKPTSWCATGPNQVWSWDITYLRSPIRGQFYYLYLVIDIFSRMIVTWEIHETESAEHASEMITKACIKQGIAALEWPLVLHSDNGSPMKGGTMLSTLQRLGVVSSFSRPRVSDDNPFSEAIFRTLKYRPGYPRTPFADLEAARSWVHGFAQWYNEEHKHSGLKFLTPGQRHRGETKVLMANRRKVYEQAKERHPERWGKRSTRNWDLADEVWLNPDRPADDQLSKAA, encoded by the exons ATGGCCCGCTATTCAGAAGAGTTCAAAGAGTCCATCATTCAGAAGATGATGCCACCCAATAATGTGCCAGTTTCGCAGTTGGTACGTGAGACTGGTATCTCTGATGTGACCCTGTACACTTGGCGAAAGAAAGCAGTATCTAAAGGAGTGCCTGTGCCGGGCGACGGAAAGAATCCAGATCAATGGACAACTGAAAACAAGTTAGCCGTAATCATTGAAACGGCTGCGTTAAATGAAGCAGAAATGGCTGAATACTGTCGTAAAAAAGGTCTGTTTGCTGAACAAATTCAGCAGTGGAAGGCTGCCTTTATTAACAGTGTTTCTGTCCAGCCTGAAAGTCAGTCAAAACAGCGTAAGGCGCTGTCTGACGAACACAAAAAAGATAAGAAAACCATCAAAAAGCTTGAGCGTGAACTCAATCGCAAGGACAAGGCGTTAGCAGAAACTGCTGCCTTGCTGGTACTCACAAAAAAGG GCCCAAGAGATCTGGGGGGCGCCAGAGGACGATTAGTCTCTCTCCCGGATCGACAAAATGCTGTTAGCCTGATTAAACAGGCAGTTAAAGATGGGGCTCGTCAGTCAAAAGCCTGCAAAGCCCTTGGTCTTACAGAAAGAACTGTACAACGCTGGATGCAGGGTGATGACGTGCGCGCAGATAATCGCAAAAATGCTGACAGGCCAGAACCGGTTAACAAGTTTTCTGAAGCTGAGCGACAGGCGATTGTTGACGTCTGTAACAGCGAGCGGTTCAAAAGCCTTCCGCCCAGCCAGATTGTGCCCACATTGTTAGATGAAGGTCTCTATATGGGGTCTGAAAGGACATTTTACCGGGTGTTGGAGGAAACAGGGCAACAGCATCATCGGGGCAGTGCTGCCAAGCCAAACAGGTATAAGCCAACGTCCTGGTGTGCTACCGGACCCAACCAGGTCTGGTCCTGGGATATTACCTATCTGCGCTCTCCGATACGGGGGCAGTTTTATTACCTGTACCTGGTGATAGACATCTTTAGTCGTATGATTGTTACATGGGAAATTCATGAAACCGAATCAGCTGAGCATGCATCAGAAATGATCACTAAAGCCTGTATCAAACAGGGAATTGCAGCCTTGGAGTGGCCACTGGTTCTGCACTCAGATAATGGTAGTCCCATGAAGGGTGGCACTATGCTGTCAACACTGCAGCGTCTTGGGGTCGTGAGCTCATTCAGTCGTCCCCGGGTCAGTGATGATAACCCCTTTTCCGAGGCCATATTCAGAACCCTGAAATACCGCCCTGGTTATCCGCGCACGCCATTTGCTGATCTTGAAGCAGCACGTAGCTGGGTGCATGGTTTTGCCCAATGGTACAACGAAGAGCACAAGCACAGTGGGCTGAAATTTCTGACACCCGGGCAAAGGCATCGTGGTGAAACCAAGGTGCTTATGGCTAACCGCAGAAAGGTTTATGAACAAGCCAAAGAACGTCACCCAGAGCGCTGGGGAAAGAGGTCAACAAGGAACTGGGATCTGGCTGATGAAGTCTGGTTGAATCCCGACAGACCTGCTGATGATCAACTAAGCAAAGCCGCTTAA
- a CDS encoding SDR family NAD(P)-dependent oxidoreductase — protein MTKVAVVTGGTRGIGETISTHLKDLGYTVIANYVSNDQAAQAFMDRTGIPVIKFDVSNFAATQKGISQIEVRCLST, from the coding sequence GTGACTAAAGTAGCAGTAGTGACGGGTGGTACGCGAGGAATTGGTGAAACAATCAGTACTCACCTCAAAGACCTAGGTTACACCGTTATTGCAAATTACGTAAGCAATGATCAAGCAGCACAAGCATTTATGGATCGTACCGGTATCCCTGTTATTAAGTTTGATGTAAGTAACTTTGCAGCCACCCAAAAGGGTATCTCGCAGATCGAAGTACGGTGTTTGTCAACATAG